The nucleotide sequence ACCAAGATGGTAAACTTACTGAAACTGATGCTAAGAGATGCCTCCCTAAAGACTTTACTGAATGGAATAGCTGTGCCGATGTTCACGTTCATCCCGATGGTCATTATGTCTACGCTTCAAATCGTGGCCACAATAGCCTAGCCATCTTCAAAATCCTTGAAGAAAAAATAGATTTACTGGCTCATGAACCGACTCAAGGTGAGACCCCACGCAATTTCGGAATTTATAAAGATTATGCGCTCGTGGCAAATCAAAATAGTGATAACATCATCTTCTTTGATCTCGACCCTGACACCGGCTTACTTAGCTTCAAAAGTAAAACCGAGGGCATTGGTCGCCCCAGCTGCGTCAACGTAATTGACTAGATTCCCAAAACCATAGAATAAAGCTAAGGCCTTTCCCTGTCACATTTCTTGCAGTTGAAAGGCCTTACTTTATATTGGCTTCTCTTTATATAAAACATGATAAATACAAAGGATTATTCTATGTCTGCGATTTCCGCACTCCAAGCTGCTCGTGCTGCCTACCAACCAAAACTCCCTACCGTTTTTGCTAATGGTGCCGCTGTAAATATTGTCGAAGGTGTGGCCACTACTGCTGCGGCTGATTTAGAACAAATCCAAGCACTTTTCCCCGAAACTTATGGCGCTCCAAAAATTAACTTTGAGGCTAACTCAAACAAAACTTCTGTCGCAACCAATGTTGCCGTTATCCTCTCTGGTGGCCAAGCTCCTGGTGGTCACAATGTTATTGCAGGCATTTTCGACGGTATCAAATCACTTAATGCAGATTCCAAACTTTACGGCTTCCTCGGTGGCCCCGGTGGCGCTGTAGATAACAATTACATGGAAATTGATGCGGCTATCATGGATGCTTATCGCAATACTGGTGGTTTCGATATTATTGGCTCTGGTCGTACTAAACTAGAAGATACGGCACAATTTGATCAAGTGATTGCCAATTGCAAAGCACTTAATCTTGCGGCACTCGTCATCATTGGTGGTGACGACTCCAATACCAATGGCTGTGTTCTTGCTGAATACTGCAAAGCTCAAAATTCTGGCATCCTTGTAATCGGTGCCCCTAAAACTATTGATGGCGACTTAAAGAATGAAGATATCGAAGCTTCATTCGGTTTCGATACTGCCTGCAAAGTCTACAGCGAACTTATCGGTAATATCTCACGTGATGCTTGTTCTGCACGTAAATATTGGCACTTCATCAAAGTCATGGGCCGTTCAGCTTCTCATATAGCTTTAGAATGTGGTTTACAGACCCGCGCTAATATAACTCTCGTCTCTGAAGAAGTTGAAGCAAAAGCTATGACTCTCGGCGGAATCGTTGCGGATATCGCAGATAAAGTAGTGAAACGCGCACAAAAAGGTGAACACTTCGGTATGGTCGTTATTCCAGAAGGCGTCATCGAATTTATCCCGCAAATGAAAGTTCTCATTGCTGAACTCAATGATTTGCTGGCTCATGATTTAACTCTCTCTGCATCTCTCCCGCTTTCCACTGATATTGCTCAACTCCAAGCAAAAGGTTTAAGCGAAGAATCTGCGGGGGTTTACATCTCAATGCCTGCAAACATTCGTCAGCAACTCGTCATGGATCGCGACCCCCACGGCAATGTTCAAGTTTCGCGTATTGAAACAGAGAAACTCATTGCCAGCATGATTGAAATGTACATGCAAGAAAAACATGCCGATATTCACTTCTCTGAACAACATCACTTTTTCGGTTACGAGGGTCGTTGCGCAGCTCCTTCAAATTTTGATGCCGACTACTGCTATAGCCTTGGCTACACTGCTTCAGCTTTAATTGGTGCAGGAAAAACTGCTTGCCTAGCATCAGT is from Lentisphaera profundi and encodes:
- a CDS encoding diphosphate--fructose-6-phosphate 1-phosphotransferase, with amino-acid sequence MSAISALQAARAAYQPKLPTVFANGAAVNIVEGVATTAAADLEQIQALFPETYGAPKINFEANSNKTSVATNVAVILSGGQAPGGHNVIAGIFDGIKSLNADSKLYGFLGGPGGAVDNNYMEIDAAIMDAYRNTGGFDIIGSGRTKLEDTAQFDQVIANCKALNLAALVIIGGDDSNTNGCVLAEYCKAQNSGILVIGAPKTIDGDLKNEDIEASFGFDTACKVYSELIGNISRDACSARKYWHFIKVMGRSASHIALECGLQTRANITLVSEEVEAKAMTLGGIVADIADKVVKRAQKGEHFGMVVIPEGVIEFIPQMKVLIAELNDLLAHDLTLSASLPLSTDIAQLQAKGLSEESAGVYISMPANIRQQLVMDRDPHGNVQVSRIETEKLIASMIEMYMQEKHADIHFSEQHHFFGYEGRCAAPSNFDADYCYSLGYTASALIGAGKTACLASVKNLKSPASQWIAGGIPLTSMMNIERRHGADKPVIKKALVELDGAPFKELSANREQWALHSNYVFPGPIQYFGPTEVCDQPTITLTLEQA